A window of Auraticoccus monumenti contains these coding sequences:
- a CDS encoding amidase, which produces MSPLGVRDLAAAVRSGEVSAVEVAEEALARGEQLGTALGVFVETTPDLALRQAAETDRRLRTEPDRVGPLAGVPCPVKTLSRVAGVATHGGSGALDPVVPDVDDGVVTLLREAGTTMTGTTSAPELGLPCYTEPEGLPPAATPWDPDRSAGGSSGGAAAAVAAGLAPVASASDGGGSIRIPAACCGLVGLKPTRGLVSAGPWGQPGPGLVSQGALTRDVADTALLLDVLAHPWPGDAPVGRPGSFLAALQRPPGRLRVGVLTEPLIAADAPVHPGALRAVARTAASLEALGHSVEPLTRPFGPEAWLPFRALWAVGALSAPVPADREHLLRPLTRWLRGLGREVAGLEYAEAVRATQVLTQQVGTAWQHVDVVLTPTLAQPPWRHGEVRDDDDPAADFLAQTAVTPWSSVWNITGAPSISLPLHTEVVDGVRLPFGVLLGGRAGRDAELLALAAQLEQADPPEPLPFLR; this is translated from the coding sequence CTGTCCCCGCTCGGGGTGCGCGACCTCGCCGCCGCGGTCCGCTCTGGCGAGGTGAGCGCGGTCGAGGTGGCCGAGGAAGCCCTCGCCCGCGGGGAGCAGCTGGGTACCGCCCTCGGGGTGTTCGTCGAGACGACTCCCGACCTGGCGCTCCGGCAGGCGGCGGAGACCGACCGGCGGCTGCGCACGGAGCCGGACCGGGTGGGCCCGCTGGCGGGGGTGCCCTGTCCGGTCAAGACCCTCAGCCGCGTGGCCGGGGTGGCGACCCACGGGGGCAGCGGTGCGCTGGACCCGGTGGTGCCCGACGTCGACGACGGGGTGGTCACGCTGCTCCGCGAGGCCGGCACCACGATGACCGGCACCACCTCCGCGCCCGAGCTCGGCCTGCCCTGCTACACCGAGCCCGAGGGGCTGCCACCGGCGGCCACCCCCTGGGACCCGGACCGCTCGGCGGGCGGGTCCAGCGGCGGTGCGGCGGCGGCGGTCGCCGCCGGCCTCGCCCCGGTGGCCTCCGCCAGCGACGGCGGCGGCTCGATCCGCATCCCGGCCGCCTGCTGCGGGTTGGTCGGGCTCAAGCCGACGCGCGGTCTGGTCTCGGCCGGACCGTGGGGCCAGCCCGGCCCGGGGCTGGTCAGCCAGGGGGCGCTGACCCGTGACGTCGCCGACACCGCCCTGCTGCTGGACGTCCTGGCCCACCCCTGGCCCGGGGACGCACCGGTCGGACGTCCGGGCTCCTTCCTGGCCGCCCTGCAGCGTCCGCCGGGGCGGCTGCGGGTCGGCGTGCTGACCGAACCCCTGATCGCCGCCGACGCGCCGGTGCACCCGGGGGCGCTGCGGGCGGTGGCCCGCACGGCGGCGTCGCTGGAGGCCCTCGGGCACTCCGTGGAGCCGCTCACCCGACCTTTCGGGCCGGAGGCCTGGCTGCCGTTCCGGGCGCTGTGGGCCGTCGGTGCCCTGTCCGCACCGGTCCCCGCCGACCGCGAGCACCTGCTCCGACCGCTGACCCGCTGGCTCCGTGGGCTCGGCCGGGAGGTGGCCGGGCTGGAGTACGCCGAGGCCGTCCGGGCCACGCAGGTCCTCACCCAGCAGGTGGGTACGGCCTGGCAGCACGTCGACGTGGTGCTGACCCCGACGCTGGCGCAGCCGCCCTGGCGGCACGGGGAGGTCCGCGACGACGACGACCCGGCCGCGGACTTCCTGGCCCAGACCGCCGTCACGCCGTGGTCCAGCGTCTGGAACATCACCGGGGCGCCGTCGATCAGCCTGCCGCTGCACACCGAGGTGGTGGACGGCGTACGGCTCCCCTTCGGCGTGCTGCTGGGGGGCCGTGCGGGTCGCGACGCCGAGCTGCTCGCCCTGGCCGCCCAGCTCGAGCAGGCCGA
- the nuoK gene encoding NADH-quinone oxidoreductase subunit NuoK: MDPNHYLVLSAILFTIGAVGFLVRRNAIVAFMCVELMLNAANLALVTFSHAWGVLDGQVASFFVMVVAAAEVVVGLAIIVSIYRTRRSASVDDANLLKL; this comes from the coding sequence ATGGACCCGAACCACTACCTGGTGCTGTCGGCGATCCTCTTCACCATCGGCGCCGTCGGCTTCCTGGTGCGACGCAACGCGATCGTGGCCTTCATGTGCGTGGAGCTGATGCTCAACGCCGCCAACCTGGCGCTGGTGACCTTCTCCCACGCCTGGGGCGTCCTCGACGGGCAGGTGGCCAGCTTCTTCGTGATGGTGGTGGCCGCCGCCGAGGTCGTGGTCGGGCTGGCCATCATCGTCTCCATCTACCGCACCCGTCGTTCGGCCTCGGTCGACGACGCGAACCTGCTGAAGCTCTGA
- a CDS encoding NADH-quinone oxidoreductase subunit J, translating into MTVMVTSASVAFWLLAPLMVLAAIGMVLARKAVHSALCLAGVMVALAVQYAALDAPFLFAVQIIVYTGAILMLFLFVVMLVGVDSSDSFVETLRGQRVWAALVGAGLLVMLVVAVGHDVVTDGGTAPVGVAGANEQYGGNVQGLAALIFVRYVWAFEATSALLITAAVGAMVLTHRERLVAKRGQRERAVERMRAYADAGVHPGPLPTPGVFARHNSVDIPALLPDGSVAESSVSPTLRSRATIRTPEELLAPMATRHAEIAGDRDPQPQVGHRRDPRPGEPLHEHGLGNEQDVRDNTSVRDDSDEERI; encoded by the coding sequence ATGACGGTGATGGTGACGAGCGCGTCGGTGGCCTTCTGGCTGCTGGCCCCGCTGATGGTGCTGGCCGCGATCGGCATGGTGCTGGCCCGCAAGGCCGTCCACTCCGCGCTCTGCCTGGCCGGGGTGATGGTGGCCCTGGCGGTGCAGTACGCGGCGCTGGACGCCCCCTTCCTCTTCGCGGTGCAGATCATCGTCTACACCGGCGCCATCCTGATGCTGTTCCTCTTCGTGGTGATGCTGGTCGGGGTCGACTCCAGCGACTCCTTCGTGGAGACGCTCCGCGGCCAGCGGGTCTGGGCCGCGCTGGTCGGCGCCGGGTTGCTGGTGATGCTGGTGGTGGCCGTCGGCCACGACGTGGTCACCGACGGCGGGACCGCACCGGTCGGCGTTGCGGGGGCCAACGAGCAGTACGGCGGCAACGTGCAGGGTCTGGCCGCGCTGATCTTCGTCCGCTACGTGTGGGCCTTCGAGGCCACGTCGGCGCTGCTGATCACCGCCGCCGTGGGCGCCATGGTGCTGACCCACCGCGAGCGGCTGGTGGCCAAGCGCGGCCAGCGCGAGCGGGCGGTCGAGCGGATGAGGGCCTACGCCGACGCCGGCGTGCACCCCGGCCCGCTGCCCACCCCCGGCGTGTTCGCCCGGCACAACTCCGTCGACATCCCGGCGCTGCTGCCCGACGGCTCGGTGGCCGAGAGCTCGGTCTCCCCGACGCTGCGCTCCCGGGCCACCATCCGGACCCCGGAGGAGCTGCTGGCCCCGATGGCCACCCGGCACGCCGAGATCGCCGGCGACCGCGACCCCCAGCCGCAGGTCGGCCACCGGCGCGACCCGCGTCCGGGGGAGCCGCTGCACGAGCACGGTCTCGGCAACGAGCAGGACGTCCGGGACAACACCTCGGTGCGCGACGACTCGGACGAGGAGCGGATCTGA
- a CDS encoding NADH-quinone oxidoreductase subunit M, whose translation MNWTLTALGLLPLVGALVVVLVGDRLARTVGLVVSLLALALAGWVAAAHLGGTDLGVQVPWIPTIGAWWALDVDGLGLTMVALTVLLTPVVLLASWRAEDRRGGASEGVLAGALGRGRAAGSSSADGNDALGAGPRPGVAATALADRPDVAERETGGEDRPQPRRWGARAFFALVLALEGFALLAFLTTDVLLFFLLFDAILLPMYFLIGAFGGTHRKRAASRFLIFALGGGLIMLASVIGLYVVSARAGAPSFLVADLAALDLGGDLGRWLFAGFFIAFAVKAPMVPVHSWLPDAAEESNPATAALLVGILDKLGTFGMIRFCLGLFPEASLWATPVVLVLALVSIIYGALAAIGSKDLMRLIAFTSISHFGFIVLGIFAWTSQSMTGSILYMLNHGFSTAALFLVVGYLVKRRGSRSVDAFGGVQKVAPVLAGLLLFAGLSSLALPGLSSFVSEFLVLSGTFSRYPAVAAVATLGIVLAALYILIMYQRTMTGPLTEDVRARVGRDLGTRERWSLAPLVLLIIVLGFFPAPVLDVIAPTVTATLEGAGVADPVPPLGQEAN comes from the coding sequence ATGAACTGGACGTTGACCGCACTCGGTCTGCTGCCGCTCGTCGGTGCCCTGGTGGTCGTGCTGGTGGGGGACCGCCTGGCCAGGACCGTCGGGCTGGTGGTCTCGCTGCTCGCCCTCGCGCTGGCCGGCTGGGTCGCCGCGGCCCACCTCGGTGGCACCGACCTCGGGGTGCAGGTGCCCTGGATCCCGACCATCGGCGCCTGGTGGGCCCTGGACGTGGACGGCCTGGGTCTCACCATGGTCGCCCTGACCGTGCTGCTCACCCCGGTGGTGCTGCTGGCCAGCTGGCGTGCGGAGGACCGTCGCGGCGGCGCCTCGGAGGGCGTGCTGGCCGGGGCCCTCGGGCGCGGCCGCGCTGCCGGGAGCTCCTCGGCCGACGGCAACGACGCCCTCGGCGCCGGGCCCCGTCCCGGGGTGGCGGCGACCGCGCTGGCCGATCGGCCCGACGTGGCCGAGCGGGAGACCGGGGGCGAGGACCGGCCCCAGCCGCGCCGCTGGGGTGCCCGCGCCTTCTTCGCGCTGGTGCTGGCCCTGGAGGGCTTCGCCCTGCTGGCCTTCCTCACCACCGACGTGCTGCTGTTCTTCCTGCTCTTCGACGCGATCCTGCTGCCGATGTACTTCCTGATCGGGGCCTTCGGCGGGACCCACCGCAAGCGGGCGGCCAGCCGGTTCCTGATCTTCGCCCTGGGTGGCGGTCTGATCATGCTGGCCTCGGTGATCGGCCTCTACGTGGTCTCCGCCCGGGCCGGGGCGCCGTCGTTCCTGGTCGCCGACCTGGCCGCGCTCGACCTCGGTGGCGACCTGGGCCGCTGGCTCTTCGCCGGCTTCTTCATCGCCTTCGCGGTGAAGGCACCGATGGTGCCGGTGCACTCCTGGCTGCCCGACGCCGCCGAGGAGTCCAACCCCGCCACCGCCGCCCTGCTGGTCGGCATCCTGGACAAGCTGGGCACCTTCGGCATGATCCGGTTCTGCCTGGGCCTGTTCCCCGAGGCGAGCCTGTGGGCCACCCCGGTGGTGCTGGTGCTGGCGCTGGTCTCGATCATCTACGGGGCGCTGGCCGCCATCGGGAGCAAGGACCTGATGCGGCTGATCGCCTTCACCTCGATCAGCCACTTCGGGTTCATCGTGCTGGGCATCTTCGCCTGGACCAGCCAGTCGATGACCGGCTCGATCCTCTACATGCTGAACCACGGCTTCTCCACCGCGGCCCTGTTCCTGGTGGTCGGCTACCTGGTCAAGCGCCGGGGCTCGCGCAGCGTGGACGCCTTCGGCGGGGTGCAGAAGGTGGCGCCGGTGCTGGCCGGGCTGCTGCTGTTCGCCGGGCTCTCCTCGCTGGCCCTGCCGGGGCTGTCCAGCTTCGTCTCGGAGTTCCTGGTGCTGTCGGGCACCTTCTCCCGCTACCCGGCGGTCGCCGCGGTGGCCACCCTGGGCATCGTGCTGGCGGCGCTCTACATCCTGATCATGTACCAGCGCACCATGACCGGGCCGCTGACCGAGGACGTCCGGGCCCGCGTCGGCCGCGACCTCGGCACCCGCGAGCGGTGGAGCCTGGCCCCGCTGGTGCTGCTGATCATCGTGCTCGGGTTCTTCCCCGCGCCCGTGCTGGACGTCATCGCCCCGACGGTCACCGCGACCCTGGAGGGGGCCGGCGTCGCCGACCCCGTACCGCCCCTCGGGCAGGAGGCCAACTGA
- the nuoL gene encoding NADH-quinone oxidoreductase subunit L: MTPFDVVAPQLATGPFTLAWLLIALPALGAAVLLLGGRRTDRWGHLLATAMPIASFVLAAVLLVDLLGRGAEARAVGVPLYRFIEAGGWSISVGLLVDQLSILFVLLITGVGSLIHVYSIGYMAHDPGRRRFFAYLNLFVAAMLLLVLADNYLVLFVGWEGVGLASYLLIGFWSYKPSAAAAAKKAFVVNRVGDMGMVLAIGLMLATVGSSAFVDVAAAAPGMTAGTATALGLLLLLGACGKSAQVPLQSWLLDAMEGPTPVSALIHAATMVTAGVYLIVRSNAVFTVSEAASTAVVVVGTVTLLFGAWIGCAKDDIKKVLAGSTMSQIGYMVLAAGLGPAGYAFAIFHLLTHGFFKATMFLGAGSVMHAMDDDVDMRRYGGLARVLPITFGTFAVGYLAIIGVPPLAGFFSKDHIIETAFDHNVVVGVLALLGAGVTAFYMTRLMLMTFLGRRRWAEGVHPHESPLVMTVPLILLAVPSALAGLALNNWIGGWLEPVVGHGEDHGEPSLFHITPVGLLTMAVVAAGIVVAGLLFGRREVPATAPRTRSPLVLAGRNDLYGDAFNEAVVVRPGQRLVRGLLAADDKVVGGGWNLSGDALAGLSQVSRRAQNGYVRTYALTMVGGAALVAVVLILGRLA, from the coding sequence GTGACCCCGTTCGACGTGGTGGCCCCGCAGCTGGCCACCGGACCCTTCACCCTCGCCTGGCTGCTGATCGCGCTGCCGGCGCTCGGTGCCGCCGTGCTGCTGCTCGGGGGCCGCCGGACCGACCGCTGGGGCCACCTCCTGGCCACCGCGATGCCGATCGCCTCCTTCGTCCTGGCCGCGGTGCTGCTGGTCGACCTGCTGGGTCGCGGCGCCGAGGCGCGCGCCGTCGGCGTCCCGCTGTACCGGTTCATCGAGGCCGGCGGCTGGAGCATCTCGGTCGGGCTGCTGGTGGACCAGCTGTCGATCCTGTTCGTGCTGCTGATCACCGGGGTCGGCTCGCTGATCCACGTCTACTCGATCGGCTACATGGCCCACGACCCCGGCCGCCGGCGGTTCTTCGCCTACCTCAACCTGTTCGTCGCCGCCATGCTGCTGCTGGTGCTGGCCGACAACTACCTGGTGCTTTTCGTCGGCTGGGAGGGCGTCGGTCTGGCCTCCTACCTGCTGATCGGGTTCTGGTCCTACAAGCCGAGCGCGGCCGCCGCGGCCAAGAAGGCCTTCGTGGTCAACCGCGTCGGCGACATGGGCATGGTGCTGGCCATCGGCCTGATGCTGGCCACGGTGGGCTCCTCGGCCTTCGTCGACGTCGCCGCCGCCGCCCCGGGGATGACCGCGGGCACGGCCACGGCGCTGGGTCTGCTGCTCCTGCTCGGGGCCTGCGGCAAGTCCGCCCAGGTGCCGCTGCAGTCCTGGCTGCTGGACGCCATGGAGGGCCCGACCCCGGTCTCGGCCCTGATCCACGCCGCCACCATGGTCACCGCCGGGGTGTACCTGATCGTGCGCAGCAACGCCGTCTTCACCGTCAGTGAGGCCGCCAGCACCGCGGTCGTGGTGGTCGGCACCGTGACGCTGCTCTTCGGGGCCTGGATCGGCTGCGCCAAGGACGACATCAAGAAGGTGCTGGCCGGCTCCACCATGAGCCAGATCGGCTACATGGTGCTGGCCGCGGGGCTGGGCCCGGCCGGGTACGCCTTCGCCATCTTCCACCTGCTGACCCACGGCTTCTTCAAGGCGACGATGTTCCTCGGCGCCGGCTCGGTGATGCACGCGATGGACGACGACGTCGACATGCGCCGCTACGGCGGTCTGGCCCGGGTGCTGCCGATCACCTTCGGCACCTTCGCGGTGGGCTACCTGGCCATCATCGGCGTCCCGCCGCTGGCCGGGTTCTTCTCCAAGGACCACATCATCGAGACCGCCTTCGACCACAACGTGGTGGTGGGGGTGCTCGCCCTGCTGGGCGCCGGGGTGACCGCCTTCTACATGACCCGGCTGATGCTGATGACCTTCCTGGGCCGTCGGCGCTGGGCCGAGGGGGTCCACCCGCACGAGTCCCCGCTGGTGATGACCGTCCCGCTGATCCTGCTGGCGGTGCCGTCGGCGCTGGCCGGGCTGGCGCTGAACAACTGGATCGGCGGCTGGCTGGAGCCGGTGGTCGGTCACGGCGAGGACCACGGCGAGCCGAGCCTGTTCCACATCACCCCCGTCGGGCTGCTGACCATGGCCGTGGTGGCCGCGGGCATCGTGGTGGCCGGGCTGCTGTTCGGCCGCCGCGAGGTGCCGGCCACCGCGCCGCGCACCCGCTCACCGCTGGTGCTGGCCGGGCGGAACGACCTCTACGGCGACGCCTTCAACGAGGCCGTGGTGGTCCGGCCCGGGCAGCGTCTGGTCCGGGGCCTGCTGGCCGCCGACGACAAGGTGGTCGGGGGCGGCTGGAACCTCTCCGGGGACGCCCTGGCCGGTCTGTCGCAGGTGTCGCGGCGGGCGCAGAACGGTTACGTGCGGACGTACGCGCTGACCATGGTGGGCGGGGCCGCCCTGGTCGCCGTGGTGCTGATCCTCGGCCGGCTGGCCTGA
- the nuoN gene encoding NADH-quinone oxidoreductase subunit NuoN, giving the protein MEITAPTLEYLRLLPLILVFAGACLGVLVEAVVPRRLRWPVQVGLTLLTLVVALAVTVTGFRDADTGISAVGALAVDDPSYFAWMALLGLGLLSLLLFTERTLNGGVSAFAPQAAAVPGSADEELALRARTEHSEVYPLVLFSLFGMMLFASANDLLMLFVALEVLSLPLYLICTLARRRRLLSQEAGLKYFMLGALASAFFLYGVALLFGYSGSFTLADLDAAVTRGTGSDWMLLAGLAGVVVGLLFKIGAVPFHAWTPDVYTGAPTAVTAFMSACTKVAAVVALLRVLYVGLGGIRWDWQPLIAVVAVLTMAVGSLLAITQDDVKRMLAYSSVTHAGFMLTAVSGASLAGGPRQLSSVGSTLFYLVAYGVASIGAFAVVTLVRDRNGEASRLSDWAGLGRRHPWLAGAFSVFMLSFAGIPLTSGFIAKVSVFESAWSGGFPWLVVAGVVLSLLAAYFYLRVIVTLFFAEPTERPTQVRGAAGGGGPTPAASGTGTGGGGGATAMATTDVLQLGGERTAASVDPGAVGAGRASVATYGAVAVAVVVTIVFGLVPGPLLELAVQAGVFLR; this is encoded by the coding sequence ATGGAGATCACCGCTCCCACCCTGGAGTACCTGCGGCTGCTGCCGCTGATCCTGGTCTTCGCCGGCGCCTGTCTCGGCGTGCTGGTCGAGGCCGTGGTGCCGCGTCGGCTGCGCTGGCCGGTGCAGGTGGGCCTGACCCTGCTCACCCTGGTGGTGGCCCTCGCGGTCACCGTGACCGGCTTCCGTGACGCCGACACCGGCATCTCCGCCGTCGGGGCGCTGGCCGTGGACGACCCCTCCTACTTCGCCTGGATGGCGCTGCTGGGGCTGGGGCTGCTGTCGCTGCTGCTGTTCACCGAGCGCACCCTCAACGGCGGCGTCAGCGCCTTCGCCCCGCAGGCCGCCGCGGTGCCCGGGAGCGCGGACGAGGAGCTGGCCCTGCGGGCCCGCACCGAGCACTCCGAGGTCTACCCGCTGGTGCTGTTCTCGCTGTTCGGCATGATGCTGTTCGCCTCGGCCAACGACCTGCTGATGCTGTTCGTCGCGCTGGAGGTCCTCTCCCTGCCGCTGTACCTGATCTGCACGCTGGCCCGCCGCCGTCGCCTGCTCAGCCAGGAGGCCGGGCTGAAGTACTTCATGCTCGGTGCGCTGGCCTCGGCGTTCTTCCTCTACGGGGTGGCGCTGCTGTTCGGCTACTCCGGCTCCTTCACCCTGGCCGACCTCGACGCCGCCGTCACCCGCGGCACCGGCTCGGACTGGATGCTGCTGGCCGGTCTGGCCGGGGTGGTGGTCGGTCTGCTGTTCAAGATCGGCGCCGTCCCCTTCCACGCCTGGACCCCCGACGTCTACACCGGTGCCCCGACCGCGGTGACCGCGTTCATGTCGGCCTGCACCAAGGTGGCGGCCGTGGTCGCCCTGCTCCGCGTCCTCTACGTCGGCCTCGGCGGGATCCGCTGGGACTGGCAGCCGCTGATCGCGGTCGTCGCCGTGCTCACCATGGCCGTCGGCTCGCTGCTGGCCATCACCCAGGACGACGTGAAGCGGATGCTCGCCTACTCCTCGGTCACCCACGCCGGCTTCATGCTGACCGCGGTCAGCGGGGCCAGCCTCGCCGGCGGCCCGCGCCAGCTGAGCAGCGTCGGGTCCACCCTGTTCTACCTGGTGGCCTACGGCGTGGCCTCCATCGGCGCCTTCGCCGTGGTCACCCTGGTCCGCGACCGCAACGGCGAGGCCAGCCGGCTCTCGGACTGGGCCGGGCTGGGTCGACGCCACCCGTGGCTGGCCGGGGCGTTCTCGGTGTTCATGCTGAGCTTCGCCGGCATCCCGCTGACCAGCGGCTTCATCGCCAAGGTGAGCGTCTTCGAGAGCGCCTGGAGCGGGGGCTTCCCGTGGCTGGTGGTCGCCGGGGTGGTGCTCAGCCTGCTGGCGGCCTACTTCTACCTGCGGGTCATCGTGACCCTCTTCTTCGCCGAGCCGACCGAGCGCCCGACCCAGGTCCGGGGCGCGGCCGGCGGAGGGGGCCCGACGCCCGCGGCCAGCGGCACCGGCACCGGCGGCGGGGGCGGCGCGACCGCGATGGCCACCACCGACGTCCTGCAGCTCGGCGGCGAGCGCACGGCGGCCTCGGTCGACCCGGGCGCGGTGGGGGCGGGGCGGGCCAGTGTGGCAACCTATGGGGCAGTGGCGGTCGCCGTGGTCGTCACCATCGTCTTCGGTCTGGTGCCGGGTCCGCTGCTGGAGCTGGCCGTCCAGGCCGGGGTCTTCCTGAGGTGA
- a CDS encoding polyprenyl synthetase family protein → MEADVRRRLERVETGLLAAAEANSDLVTEAAQHIIRSGGKRFRPLLVATAAGLGEQVAEDALVVAAEVVELTHVASLYHDDVMDEAEVRRGAESANQRWQNSIAILVGDYLFARASDLVADLGPVWVQLQARTFARLVQGQIAETVGPAAGDDPLEHHLRVLADKTGSLIATSCVFGGMTAGLSQPELDALGAYGEEIGLVFQLSDDLIDITSDQTGKEPGTDLRAGVPTLPTLMLAGSDDPEDRALTELIGSDLSDPDRLDEVLTRLRAHPVIGRARDHVRGRAATAQQHLQQLPDRAARAALAEIADQLVDRVH, encoded by the coding sequence CTGGAGGCCGACGTCCGTCGCCGCCTCGAGCGGGTCGAGACCGGTCTGCTGGCGGCCGCCGAGGCCAACAGCGACCTGGTCACCGAGGCCGCCCAGCACATCATCCGCTCCGGCGGGAAGCGCTTCCGCCCGCTGCTGGTGGCCACCGCCGCCGGCCTCGGTGAGCAGGTCGCCGAGGACGCCCTCGTGGTCGCCGCCGAGGTGGTCGAGCTGACCCACGTCGCCAGCCTGTACCACGACGACGTGATGGACGAGGCCGAGGTGCGCCGGGGCGCGGAGAGCGCCAACCAGCGCTGGCAGAACAGCATCGCCATCCTGGTCGGGGACTACCTCTTCGCCCGGGCCAGCGACCTGGTGGCCGACCTCGGCCCGGTGTGGGTGCAGCTCCAGGCGCGCACCTTCGCCCGGCTGGTGCAGGGCCAGATCGCAGAGACCGTCGGGCCCGCCGCCGGTGACGACCCGCTGGAGCACCACCTGCGGGTGCTGGCGGACAAGACCGGCTCGCTGATCGCCACCTCCTGCGTCTTCGGCGGCATGACCGCCGGGCTCTCGCAGCCCGAGCTGGACGCCCTCGGTGCCTACGGCGAGGAGATCGGTCTGGTCTTCCAGCTCAGCGACGACCTGATCGACATCACCAGCGACCAGACCGGCAAGGAGCCCGGCACCGACCTGCGGGCCGGGGTGCCGACGCTGCCGACGCTGATGCTGGCCGGCTCCGACGACCCCGAGGACCGGGCGCTGACCGAGCTGATCGGCTCCGACCTCAGCGACCCCGACCGGCTGGACGAGGTGCTGACCCGGCTGCGCGCCCACCCCGTCATCGGCCGGGCCCGCGACCACGTCCGCGGCCGGGCGGCGACGGCCCAGCAGCACCTGCAGCAGCTCCCCGACCGGGCCGCCCGCGCCGCCCTGGCCGAGATCGCCGACCAGCTCGTCGACCGCGTCCACTGA